DNA sequence from the Methylomonas albis genome:
TTACAGTATTTTTGCCGAAGCGATGGATCGCAGCGGTTATGCTAGCGCGACACTGACCCCGCGCGCGGATCTGCAAGCCGAGTTGCCGGCGATGCGGCCCATGACCTTATTGACCTTGGCGGAGATGGGCGGCGAGCATGCCGGCCACGCAGCTCATCAAGCATCTGCTCAGCCGACTGCCGACGATGAGCTTAGCCACGCGTATACTGAACAGTCAGCCATGCCTGACCACACCAAAATGGAACATGTCGGCCACCAGCAAATGCCCATCGGTAGCGGTGATGCGGCAAAGCCCTTGAGTTATAGCCAGTTAATCGCCACGCAGCCCAATCACGCGCTGATGGAGCCGCCGGACCGGGAAATCACCCTGCGTTTGACCGGTAATATGCAACGCTATATTTGGTCGTTCGACGACACCAAATTCGCCGATGCCGAGCCGATCCGGGTGAAATTTGGCGAGCGGATTCGCTTTACTTACGTCAACGAAACCATGATGAACCATCCCATCCATATCCACGGCCTCTGGCAGTACTTGGACAATGGTAATGGCATGTACAACCCGAAAAAACATGTGATCAATGTTAAACCCGGCACAAGCGTCAGCGTCGATGTGCCGGCCGATGCGGAAGGCGAGTGGGCTTTTCATTGCCATTTGCTGTATCACATGGATACCGGCATGTTTCGGAAATTGATCGTGGAAAGGGCGGAACATGTGCATCAGTAAACTTGTACTTAACCCCCGGAATGCCTGGTTTTATCTGGCGCTGTTTTGCGCCAGCGCAGCGGCGCACGATACCGCGACGATTTTTAATCATTTCAAGGCCGATAGGTTGGAATACGAGGGCAATCAAGGCTTGCATCTATTCAAATGGGATGTGCAAAACTGGACCGGCACAGACGAAAACAAGCTCTGGTTGAAATCGGAAGGCGATTATTCCGCCGACCAGAATATCTTTGGTCGCGCCGATTTGCAGGTGTTGTACAGCCGTAATATCGACACTTTTTGGGATTTTCAAATCGGTGCCCGGCGAGCAATAGAACCGGAACGTACCTTTGATGCGGTAATCGGCTTTCAAGGGCTGGCACCGTATTTCATCGAAGTGGACAGCGCGATGTTTATTAACGAGAAAGGCAATGTATTGGGGCGTTTGACCTTGGGTTACGAAATGCTGTTGACCCAACGTTTGATTTTTCAGCCGCGTGTGGAAATCAACGTCGCCGCACAGGACATACAAAATCGCGGTGTGAAAGCCGGTGTTACCGAATTTGAGGCGGGTTTTCGCTTGCGCTATGAAATCGAACGCGAGTTTGCGCCCTATGTGGGTATGGATTATGTCGAGGAAGAATCGCTACGCGAACATCAGCACAGCTTGCGCGGTGTAGTGGGCGTGCGGGTTTGGTATTGATTGCCGCGACGCCTTTTTTAAGTGTGACTGAATTATGAACCGTATCGAACAAAGTTTTGTCGAAGCTAGTGCTTGAGTAAAAAAAATAACTAAGTGGCTTTAATTAAACAGGAGAACGGTCATGAACAAACTTACCATGGTAGTCGCAGGACTGTTAATTTTTTCTGCAAGCGTACTGGCGGTGGAACAAGCCGGCCCAAAACAGACCCATGCGGCGGTGTTGCCATATACAGCAGAGCAAACCGCACAAACCTTCACTAAGACCGTGCACGGCGGCGTCCAGCATGTCGTGGCTAAGGCCGCCGACAATATGCAGGTCGTCAAAGCCATTCAAGCACATTTATTTAAAACTGCCGGCGATTTTAGAACAGGCGATTTTTCCGTGACCGAACGCCTGCATGGCGCGGATATGCCGGGTCTGGCGCAATTGAAAAAAGCCGAGCCGGGCGATATTAGGTTTGACTACAAATCTCTGGATAATGGCGGTCAAATTCATTATTCCAGCGAATATCCGCAGTATGTGCAGGCTTTGCATGAATGGTTCGATGCGCAGGCCAGCGAACACGGGAATGCTCCGGTACCCGGACACAATCAACATCATCTGACGCCCGCCGAATAAACCGAACGCTACGCATTCGCCGGCAACGGATGCGTAGCGTTCTTGACTTGGCTTAATCGACAGGGTTGTCGATGGTTTCCAAAATAAACGCAATCTCATCGCTATCGGATGCCGCGCGTAATTAGCACAAATCCGGCGATTACGCTCGTGTCGCAACGAGCGAACTTTTCCATATAATGCCGCTGATCGATGGAATCGGCCGATTGTTGCTGATCGCGATTGGCCGTGTTCCAATTATAAATATGGCAGAATTAAGCCGGGCGATGGCTCTTGATGTTAGGCCTAATTGGCATCGGTAAAGTATTTAATTAGCAGGAGAAACTTTTTGAAACAATCTTTTTATGATCTAAATTATTCTGATTTGGAGGCGATTATAAGTCAGAATAATTTAAATCACTCTGCAGCGGCAGTTCTTTTTAATTGGCATTATAAGAAAAAAGAACATACTCAATGCCAGGATAAAATTGCTAAATGCTCATTGGCCTTTATAGAAGATAGTTTCGACTTTTCTCTACCTGAAATTGATGTGGTTCATGAGTCGAAAAATGATCGCACAGTAAAGTTTCTTTTTAAGCTGAAAGACAATCATAAAGTAGAAACTGTCCTTATTCCGTTTAATAATAAATATTCAATTTGTCTTTCATCGCAAGTCGGCTGTGCCATGAATTGTTCATTTTGCTTTACCGGCGAACAAGGGCTCAAAAGAAATTTGACTACCAGTGAAATTGTTGGCCAGTTTCTGCAAGCTTGGCGTTGGTTAGCAAGCAATAGGCCTGGAGAAGAGCGGATTTTAAATATTGTTTTTATGGGGCAAGGCGAACCGTTACATAATTTTGATGCGGTTAAAAAAGCCTGTGAAATTTTTTTATCGCAACATGGTACTTCAATCGGCGTTCAAAAAATCGCAATTTCAACGGCTGGTTATATTCCGGGTCTGAAAAGATGGAGCCAGGAAATTCCTGGTGTGAATCTGGCCTTATCGCTGCATTCACCCTTTGCGGAAAAGAGAAATGAGCTTATTCCCATTAATAAAAAATATCCGCTAGAAGAGGTGTTGACCTATATTGACAAGATACCTTTAAATAAAAAGCAATTCATTACTTATGAATATATTTTGATAAACGACTTTAATGATTATCTCGATGATGCTAAAGAATTAGGAGCAATGCTGGCGGGTAAGAGTGCTTATATAAACTTAATTCCTTTTAACTCGTTCCCAGGATCACGTTATGAGCGTCCGGGTTTGGATAAAATTGAAAAGTTTAAAGACGTTTTAGATACTTACAAAATCCCGACTTTAATAAGAATGGCTAAAGGCGATGATGTGTTAGCCGCATGTGGACAGCTCAATTCTAAAAATTAAAACGCTATCAAGATCGGTAAATGGATAATCAGGGTCTGTTTTCAGTTTGTTGCGGTGCCATTGTCGTTTACGATGCTGTTGGCACGAAGGCGCTGAGCAATAGGTTTACAGTGGAACTTGTGGACGTGGTTGAAAAGAATGGCCGCAAGCGGGGCATTGTTTAATCGCCATTGAAGGCTCCCTACGCAAAAATGCGTATTGAGCGCAATCAAATGAATTAAAAAATGAAATAAGGCTTGGCTTGATTGAATTTTGCTGATGTCGTGGCTTTACGGCAGTTATGCTTATAACTTTGCGAGCTTTGACTAGAATCGTCCGCGGATTCCACAAACGGCTGATAATGATCCCGTATCAAATAACGCACACTGACATGGAATCAGTGATGATTATTAGATTCAAAAGTAGGGTAGGAAGTAGGGTGGAAAAAATTAAAGCCTTGATAAGTCATTATTTATCAAGGCTTTAACTATATATTATGGCGGAGAGCTAGGGATTCGAACCCCAGGAAGGGATAAACCTTCAACGGTTTTCAAGACCGCCGCTTTCGACCGCTCAGCCAGCTCTCCAACAGCCGCGTATTATTACAGAAAATATTTTAAAATCCAGCGTTTTTTGCCTATTCAATTTAAAATGGCAGTCCAATGCAGTCGTTTTTAGCGCCTAAGTGTTTGTTAGTGATTGCCAAATCGGCGCGGATGTTGGTGCAAATGTGCCTCGATTCCGGGTGCGAAGTGGTGGCTATCGATTGCTTTACCGATAGCGATACGCAGCAGATGACAAAGCAGACTTACCAAGTGGCATCGCTGGCGTGGGACGATATTAGAGCTGCGGTGGAAGCTGCTTGGCGGGATTACGGCTTAACTCATTTGCTATATGGCAGTGGCTTGGAAAGGTACCCGGAAACCCTGCTGAATCTCGAAAAGCATTGGCAGGTCATTGGCAATTCGGCCGGTACTTTTCAACGTATCCAGGATAAACATGATTTCTTCGCCCGGCTTGATTCCTTGTCAATTCCTCATCCGGAAGTTGTTTTCACCCAGCCTGACGATGATCTTGATTGGTTGTTAAAGCCCTGGCGCGGCGAAGGGGGCATGGGAATAAGGCGCTGTGGCAGCAGCGCCGATGCTGCCGGCGGCTATTGGCAGCGCTATATTGAAGGCCGATCATTGTCGGTGTTGTTTGTCGCTAGTCGGGATAGAGTTGAACTGATCGGCTTTAACGAACAGTGGACTGTAAAGTCGGATTGTGAACAATCGTTCGTGTTTGCCGGGATAGCCAGTCATGCTGAGGTTTCAGTGTCGATTCAGACCGAGATTGCCGATTGGATTGGCAGGCTTGTGGATACCTACGAGTTGCGCGGCTTAAATTGCATGGATTTTATGCTGCACGACGGCCAATGTTATGTTTTAGAGGTCAATGCGCGGATTTCCGCCAGTGCGCAACTTTATGGTAAATCGCTGCTATTGCCACATCTGCAAGCCTGTGAAAACCGCCTAGTCGATAGTGTCGAATTATTGAGCGAGCCAAGTGCTTATCAGATTGTTTACTCGCAAAAAAATGTGACGATTCCCGAGCGACTGGAATGGCCGATATGGGCGGTGGATAGGCCCAATCCCGGCGCAATTGTTGGTAAAGGCGAGCCAATATGCAGTATTATGGCCACCGGAAAAAACTCGGGGCAGGTGCGCGAAACGCTGCATCGCCAACAATGCATACTTGCAAATCTTTTGGAAAAAGGTCTTTAAAAATCATGCAATACCAGGCAAGCGTCAATAAATTTTCCCAGCCCTTGGTTCAACAACTGCTGGATAACGCCGATAAATTACGGTTGGGTATCGAAAAGCTGGAAAACGGCTGCACCATTATCGATGCGGGTATCAAGGTGCCGGGCGGTCTGGAAGCCGGGCGGATTATCACCGAAATCTGCATGGGCGGTTTGGGCACTGCGACGATTTCGCAAAGCTCCTACACTGCAAACTGGCCGCTGACCATTAACATACATGCCAGCAACCCGGTGTTGTCTTGCCTGGGTAGCCAATATGCCGGCTGGAGTTTGTCGCACGGTAAATATTATGCCTTGGGTTCCGGACCGGCGCGGGCGTTGGCAACCAAGTTGAAAGACGGCTCGGTTGAGCCGGTGGAAGAGCTTTATAAAGAGCTGGAATACCGCGATAGTGCCGCGCAAACCGCGTTGGTGATCGAAAATGACGCCTTGCCACCCGCGGAAATTATCGAGAAAGTGGCGGCAGCTTGCGGTGTATCGCCGGCCAATTTGACCATCATTGTCACACCGACCAGCAGTTTGGCCGGCGGCGTACAAGTCGTCGGACGGGTATTGGAAGTGGCGATGCACAAAGCCCACGCGCTACACTTTCCTTTGGAAAACATTGTTGACGGTTCCGGTAGTGCGCCGATTTGTCCTCCGCACCCGAATTTCGTTAAAGCGATGGGGCGTACCAACGATGCGATTTTATTTGCCGGCCAGGTACATTTGTTTGTCAAAGGCAGCGACGAAGCGGCTGAAAAATTGGCCAAGGAACTGCCAAGCTCCACATCGAAAGATTACGGCAAACCGTTTGCCGATATTTTTAAAGCCTACGAATACGATTTCTTCAAAGTGGATGCGATGTTGTTCAGCCCGGCCAGCGTAATCGTCACTGCGGTCGAATCCGGCAAAAGTTTCCGCGCCGGCAAACTGGATAATGCTTTACTCGATCTTTCGTTCGGGGCTTAATCTGCTCTAACGCTCTTCGACAGCTAGGTGGGCTTTGCAATGCAAAGTCCACCTAGCTTGTATCGTTAACTTCATTCGTAACACATACCCTTGCGCCGAATTGCAATTATTACCGACGATCCCGGTTGGCATGGCAAGCAGCTGTGCTTGGCTTTTGCCGAGCGCGGTTACGCAGCCGAATATGTCTCACTAACTGCCTGCAAATTGCAATTAACCGTGGTTGATCTACCTATCGTTATCCCTGGTTTTGCAGAAGTACTACCGGCGGCG
Encoded proteins:
- a CDS encoding copper resistance protein B codes for the protein MCISKLVLNPRNAWFYLALFCASAAAHDTATIFNHFKADRLEYEGNQGLHLFKWDVQNWTGTDENKLWLKSEGDYSADQNIFGRADLQVLYSRNIDTFWDFQIGARRAIEPERTFDAVIGFQGLAPYFIEVDSAMFINEKGNVLGRLTLGYEMLLTQRLIFQPRVEINVAAQDIQNRGVKAGVTEFEAGFRLRYEIEREFAPYVGMDYVEEESLREHQHSLRGVVGVRVWY
- a CDS encoding aspartate carbamoyltransferase; this encodes MNKLTMVVAGLLIFSASVLAVEQAGPKQTHAAVLPYTAEQTAQTFTKTVHGGVQHVVAKAADNMQVVKAIQAHLFKTAGDFRTGDFSVTERLHGADMPGLAQLKKAEPGDIRFDYKSLDNGGQIHYSSEYPQYVQALHEWFDAQASEHGNAPVPGHNQHHLTPAE
- the rlmN gene encoding 23S rRNA (adenine(2503)-C(2))-methyltransferase RlmN, which encodes MKQSFYDLNYSDLEAIISQNNLNHSAAAVLFNWHYKKKEHTQCQDKIAKCSLAFIEDSFDFSLPEIDVVHESKNDRTVKFLFKLKDNHKVETVLIPFNNKYSICLSSQVGCAMNCSFCFTGEQGLKRNLTTSEIVGQFLQAWRWLASNRPGEERILNIVFMGQGEPLHNFDAVKKACEIFLSQHGTSIGVQKIAISTAGYIPGLKRWSQEIPGVNLALSLHSPFAEKRNELIPINKKYPLEEVLTYIDKIPLNKKQFITYEYILINDFNDYLDDAKELGAMLAGKSAYINLIPFNSFPGSRYERPGLDKIEKFKDVLDTYKIPTLIRMAKGDDVLAACGQLNSKN
- a CDS encoding ATP-grasp domain-containing protein; amino-acid sequence: MQSFLAPKCLLVIAKSARMLVQMCLDSGCEVVAIDCFTDSDTQQMTKQTYQVASLAWDDIRAAVEAAWRDYGLTHLLYGSGLERYPETLLNLEKHWQVIGNSAGTFQRIQDKHDFFARLDSLSIPHPEVVFTQPDDDLDWLLKPWRGEGGMGIRRCGSSADAAGGYWQRYIEGRSLSVLFVASRDRVELIGFNEQWTVKSDCEQSFVFAGIASHAEVSVSIQTEIADWIGRLVDTYELRGLNCMDFMLHDGQCYVLEVNARISASAQLYGKSLLLPHLQACENRLVDSVELLSEPSAYQIVYSQKNVTIPERLEWPIWAVDRPNPGAIVGKGEPICSIMATGKNSGQVRETLHRQQCILANLLEKGL
- the mch gene encoding methenyltetrahydromethanopterin cyclohydrolase, with amino-acid sequence MQYQASVNKFSQPLVQQLLDNADKLRLGIEKLENGCTIIDAGIKVPGGLEAGRIITEICMGGLGTATISQSSYTANWPLTINIHASNPVLSCLGSQYAGWSLSHGKYYALGSGPARALATKLKDGSVEPVEELYKELEYRDSAAQTALVIENDALPPAEIIEKVAAACGVSPANLTIIVTPTSSLAGGVQVVGRVLEVAMHKAHALHFPLENIVDGSGSAPICPPHPNFVKAMGRTNDAILFAGQVHLFVKGSDEAAEKLAKELPSSTSKDYGKPFADIFKAYEYDFFKVDAMLFSPASVIVTAVESGKSFRAGKLDNALLDLSFGA